In the Purpureocillium takamizusanense chromosome 5, complete sequence genome, one interval contains:
- the MUS18 gene encoding UV-damage endonuclease (EggNog:ENOG503NXY6~COG:L), which translates to MSARSSVPILRRGVLRAHQPPLSTTTTTTRLPNSPRSFSAVAFAMPPKRKRTEGHQPADAPPRRSSRRVKESPSAMDASTAITKMGLLDDSSPKAKHAVQRAMLELSEMEHKLQDDTRRQRLAIQSSSFSVDAEDATRVAFQTTSSSAAEEMVPETALGKANGMNSDDELGDSEYVVGTKDEEGNVAPERGARRPPPVNSEKLPLPWSGRLGYACLNTYLRSANPPVFCSRTCRISSILEHRHPLQDPSQPEHPTKNRPDTSKPADDNRGLKYVQDLGLANARDIVKMLRWNDKYGIKFLRLSSEMFPFASHDQYGYKLAPFASAVLAEAGRVAGELGHRLTTHPGQFTQLGSPRKEVVRAAIRDLDYHDEMLTLLKLPDQLNRDAVMILHMGGMFGDKEATLNRFRENYALLSDSVKRRLVLENDDVSWSVHDLLPICEELNIPLVLDYHHHNIVFDPCMREGTLDIMQLYDRIRATWTRKRITQKMHYSEATAAAVTPRDRRKHSARVKTLPPCLPDMDLMIEAKDKEQAVFELMWTFRLPGWDLFNVVVPHERDDEPRKAVVRKAKAKKKGAKSSEGEDEVLVPERKVSPERVSMGGSENRVYWPEGMEEWLRPKKREIKKKANGKDE; encoded by the exons atgtcggcgaggagctctgTTCCGATCTTGCGTCGAGGCGTCTTGAGAGCCCACCAGCCGCCACtgtcgacaacgacgacgacaacgcgtCTGCCCAATTCCCCGCGATCGTTCTcagccgtcgccttcgccatgccgccgaagcGAAAGAGGACCGAGGGCCATCAGCCGGCCGATgcccccccgcgccgcagcagcaggcgagTCAAGGAGTCGCCTAGTGCTATGGAtgcgtcgacggccatcACCAAGATGGGACTTCTTGACGATAGTTCTCCCAAGGCGAAGCACGCAGTGCAACGGGCCATGCTCGAGCTCAGTGAGATGGAACACAAACTGCAGGATGATacccgacggcagcgtcTCGCCATTCAGAGCTCCAGCTTcagcgtcgacgccgaagacGCGACCCGGGTCGCGTTCCAGACcacttcttcttcggcggcggaggagatGGTCCCCGAAACTGCTTTGGGCAAGGCAAATGGCATGAACTCGGATGACGAGCTTGGCGACTCGGAGTACGTGGTTGgcaccaaggacgaggagggcaatGTTGCTCCAGAACGCGGCGCGCGgaggccgcctcccgtcAACAGTGAGAAACTGCCTCTGCCATGGTCGGGTCGCCTGGGTTAC GCGTGCCTAAACACCTATTTGAGATCCGCGAACCCACCGGTGTTTTGCTCTAGGACCTGCAGGATCAGCTCCATCCTGGAGCACCGACACCCCCTCCAGGACCCCTCCCAACCTGAGCACCCGACCAAGAACCGCCCCGACACGAGCAAGCCCGCAGACGACAACCGCGGCCTCAAGTACGTCCAggaccttggcctcgccaATGCCAGGGACATTGTCAAGATGCTGCGTTGGAACGACAAGTACGGCATTAAGTTCCTGCGGCTGAGCAGCGAGATGTTTCCTTTTGCCAGCCACGATCAGTACGGCTACAAGTTGGCGCCCTTTGCCTCTgcggtgctggccgaggccggcagGGTGGCTGGCGAGCTGGGCCACCGCTTGACGACGCACCCAGGCCAATTCACGCAGCTTGGAAGCCCGAGAAAGGAGGTTGTCCGGGCCGCCATCCGTGACCTAGACTACCACGATGAGATGTTGACGCTGCTGAAGCTACCAGACCAGCTGAACCGTGACGCCGTCATGATCCTGCACATGGGTGGCATGTTCGGCGACAAGGAAGCGACGCTCAATCGCTTCAGGGAAAACTACGCCCTGCTGTCCGACAGCGTCAAGAGGCGTCTGGTGCTTGAAAACGACGATGTGTCCTGGAGCGTGCATGACCTGCTCCCTATATGTGAGGAGCTCAACATCCCGCTTGTCTTGGACTATCATCACCACAACATCGTCTTCGACCCGTGCATGCGAGAAGGCACGCTCGACATCATGCAGCTGTACGACCGCATCCGCGCGACGTGGACAAGGAAGCGCATCACCCAGAAGATGCATTACAGCGaagcaacggcggcggcggtaacGCCCCGCGATCGGAGAAAGCACTCTGCGCGAGTTAAGACGTTGcctccctgcctgccggACATGGACCTGATGATTgaggccaaggacaaggagcagGCCGTTTTCGAGCTGATGTGGACGTTCCGGCTGCCCGGATGGGACCTCTTTAACGTCGTGGTGCCGCACGAGCGGGATGACGAGCCGCGTAAGGCGGTGGTGCGAAAGGCaaaggcgaagaagaagggcgccaagagcagcgagggcgaagacgaggtgcTGGTGCCAGAGAGGAAGGTCAGTCCAGAGAGGGTGTCGATGGGCGGATCGGAGAATAGAGTGTATTGGCCCGAGGGGATGGAGGAGTGGCTGCGGCcgaagaagagagagatAAAGAAGAAGGCCAATGGGAAAGACGAATAA
- the MUS18 gene encoding UV-damage endonuclease, variant 3 (EggNog:ENOG503NXY6~COG:L) has translation MTSLATRSTWLAPRTRRAMLLQNAARGGRLPSTACLNTYLRSANPPVFCSRTCRISSILEHRHPLQDPSQPEHPTKNRPDTSKPADDNRGLKYVQDLGLANARDIVKMLRWNDKYGIKFLRLSSEMFPFASHDQYGYKLAPFASAVLAEAGRVAGELGHRLTTHPGQFTQLGSPRKEVVRAAIRDLDYHDEMLTLLKLPDQLNRDAVMILHMGGMFGDKEATLNRFRENYALLSDSVKRRLVLENDDVSWSVHDLLPICEELNIPLVLDYHHHNIVFDPCMREGTLDIMQLYDRIRATWTRKRITQKMHYSEATAAAVTPRDRRKHSARVKTLPPCLPDMDLMIEAKDKEQAVFELMWTFRLPGWDLFNVVVPHERDDEPRKAVVRKAKAKKKGAKSSEGEDEVLVPERKVSPERVSMGGSENRVYWPEGMEEWLRPKKREIKKKANGKDE, from the exons ATGACGAGCTTGGCGACTCGGAGTACGTGGTTGgcaccaaggacgaggagggcaatGTTGCTCCAGAACGCGGCGCGCGgaggccgcctcccgtcAACA GCGTGCCTAAACACCTATTTGAGATCCGCGAACCCACCGGTGTTTTGCTCTAGGACCTGCAGGATCAGCTCCATCCTGGAGCACCGACACCCCCTCCAGGACCCCTCCCAACCTGAGCACCCGACCAAGAACCGCCCCGACACGAGCAAGCCCGCAGACGACAACCGCGGCCTCAAGTACGTCCAggaccttggcctcgccaATGCCAGGGACATTGTCAAGATGCTGCGTTGGAACGACAAGTACGGCATTAAGTTCCTGCGGCTGAGCAGCGAGATGTTTCCTTTTGCCAGCCACGATCAGTACGGCTACAAGTTGGCGCCCTTTGCCTCTgcggtgctggccgaggccggcagGGTGGCTGGCGAGCTGGGCCACCGCTTGACGACGCACCCAGGCCAATTCACGCAGCTTGGAAGCCCGAGAAAGGAGGTTGTCCGGGCCGCCATCCGTGACCTAGACTACCACGATGAGATGTTGACGCTGCTGAAGCTACCAGACCAGCTGAACCGTGACGCCGTCATGATCCTGCACATGGGTGGCATGTTCGGCGACAAGGAAGCGACGCTCAATCGCTTCAGGGAAAACTACGCCCTGCTGTCCGACAGCGTCAAGAGGCGTCTGGTGCTTGAAAACGACGATGTGTCCTGGAGCGTGCATGACCTGCTCCCTATATGTGAGGAGCTCAACATCCCGCTTGTCTTGGACTATCATCACCACAACATCGTCTTCGACCCGTGCATGCGAGAAGGCACGCTCGACATCATGCAGCTGTACGACCGCATCCGCGCGACGTGGACAAGGAAGCGCATCACCCAGAAGATGCATTACAGCGaagcaacggcggcggcggtaacGCCCCGCGATCGGAGAAAGCACTCTGCGCGAGTTAAGACGTTGcctccctgcctgccggACATGGACCTGATGATTgaggccaaggacaaggagcagGCCGTTTTCGAGCTGATGTGGACGTTCCGGCTGCCCGGATGGGACCTCTTTAACGTCGTGGTGCCGCACGAGCGGGATGACGAGCCGCGTAAGGCGGTGGTGCGAAAGGCaaaggcgaagaagaagggcgccaagagcagcgagggcgaagacgaggtgcTGGTGCCAGAGAGGAAGGTCAGTCCAGAGAGGGTGTCGATGGGCGGATCGGAGAATAGAGTGTATTGGCCCGAGGGGATGGAGGAGTGGCTGCGGCcgaagaagagagagatAAAGAAGAAGGCCAATGGGAAAGACGAATAA
- the MUS18 gene encoding UV-damage endonuclease, variant 2 (EggNog:ENOG503NXY6~COG:L): protein MVGSPGLREKPPQIRGGLCQRYKMPSLLTYKQACLNTYLRSANPPVFCSRTCRISSILEHRHPLQDPSQPEHPTKNRPDTSKPADDNRGLKYVQDLGLANARDIVKMLRWNDKYGIKFLRLSSEMFPFASHDQYGYKLAPFASAVLAEAGRVAGELGHRLTTHPGQFTQLGSPRKEVVRAAIRDLDYHDEMLTLLKLPDQLNRDAVMILHMGGMFGDKEATLNRFRENYALLSDSVKRRLVLENDDVSWSVHDLLPICEELNIPLVLDYHHHNIVFDPCMREGTLDIMQLYDRIRATWTRKRITQKMHYSEATAAAVTPRDRRKHSARVKTLPPCLPDMDLMIEAKDKEQAVFELMWTFRLPGWDLFNVVVPHERDDEPRKAVVRKAKAKKKGAKSSEGEDEVLVPERKVSPERVSMGGSENRVYWPEGMEEWLRPKKREIKKKANGKDE from the coding sequence ATGGTCGGGTCGCCTGGGTTACGTGAGAAACCTCCGCAGATCCGTGGTGGTCTCTGCCAAAGGTACAAGATGCCCTCATTACTAACATACAAGCAGGCGTGCCTAAACACCTATTTGAGATCCGCGAACCCACCGGTGTTTTGCTCTAGGACCTGCAGGATCAGCTCCATCCTGGAGCACCGACACCCCCTCCAGGACCCCTCCCAACCTGAGCACCCGACCAAGAACCGCCCCGACACGAGCAAGCCCGCAGACGACAACCGCGGCCTCAAGTACGTCCAggaccttggcctcgccaATGCCAGGGACATTGTCAAGATGCTGCGTTGGAACGACAAGTACGGCATTAAGTTCCTGCGGCTGAGCAGCGAGATGTTTCCTTTTGCCAGCCACGATCAGTACGGCTACAAGTTGGCGCCCTTTGCCTCTgcggtgctggccgaggccggcagGGTGGCTGGCGAGCTGGGCCACCGCTTGACGACGCACCCAGGCCAATTCACGCAGCTTGGAAGCCCGAGAAAGGAGGTTGTCCGGGCCGCCATCCGTGACCTAGACTACCACGATGAGATGTTGACGCTGCTGAAGCTACCAGACCAGCTGAACCGTGACGCCGTCATGATCCTGCACATGGGTGGCATGTTCGGCGACAAGGAAGCGACGCTCAATCGCTTCAGGGAAAACTACGCCCTGCTGTCCGACAGCGTCAAGAGGCGTCTGGTGCTTGAAAACGACGATGTGTCCTGGAGCGTGCATGACCTGCTCCCTATATGTGAGGAGCTCAACATCCCGCTTGTCTTGGACTATCATCACCACAACATCGTCTTCGACCCGTGCATGCGAGAAGGCACGCTCGACATCATGCAGCTGTACGACCGCATCCGCGCGACGTGGACAAGGAAGCGCATCACCCAGAAGATGCATTACAGCGaagcaacggcggcggcggtaacGCCCCGCGATCGGAGAAAGCACTCTGCGCGAGTTAAGACGTTGcctccctgcctgccggACATGGACCTGATGATTgaggccaaggacaaggagcagGCCGTTTTCGAGCTGATGTGGACGTTCCGGCTGCCCGGATGGGACCTCTTTAACGTCGTGGTGCCGCACGAGCGGGATGACGAGCCGCGTAAGGCGGTGGTGCGAAAGGCaaaggcgaagaagaagggcgccaagagcagcgagggcgaagacgaggtgcTGGTGCCAGAGAGGAAGGTCAGTCCAGAGAGGGTGTCGATGGGCGGATCGGAGAATAGAGTGTATTGGCCCGAGGGGATGGAGGAGTGGCTGCGGCcgaagaagagagagatAAAGAAGAAGGCCAATGGGAAAGACGAATAA